A window of the Halopseudomonas phragmitis genome harbors these coding sequences:
- a CDS encoding LysE family translocator translates to MLQQFLLVAGAHFLALLSPGPDFFLILRYAIAQGRAQAALACIGITLANALYILLAWWGLMALNSQATLFLSLQWAGCGFLLYMGWQFIRHAGRRPLLGETDTARSAPVGALLAGLGSGLLNPKNGLFYASLFAVLASQGVGWTVQGLYGLWMTLVVLGWDLLVVWLASQPALMRRFGQQLVHIERLAGIMLVLLALAVIASLRPV, encoded by the coding sequence ATGTTGCAACAGTTTCTATTGGTGGCCGGCGCCCACTTTCTCGCCCTGCTTAGCCCGGGCCCGGATTTTTTCCTGATTCTGCGTTATGCCATCGCTCAGGGCCGTGCCCAGGCAGCACTGGCCTGCATCGGCATAACGCTGGCCAATGCGCTCTATATCCTGCTGGCCTGGTGGGGCCTGATGGCCCTGAACAGCCAGGCCACCCTGTTTCTGAGCCTGCAGTGGGCCGGCTGCGGCTTTTTGCTGTACATGGGCTGGCAGTTCATTCGCCATGCCGGCCGCCGACCACTGCTCGGCGAAACGGACACAGCGCGCAGCGCACCGGTCGGAGCACTGCTGGCCGGCCTCGGTTCGGGGCTGCTGAATCCCAAGAACGGCCTATTCTATGCCAGCCTGTTCGCGGTGCTCGCCAGCCAGGGTGTCGGCTGGACAGTACAGGGGCTCTACGGCCTGTGGATGACGTTGGTGGTACTGGGCTGGGATCTGCTGGTGGTCTGGCTGGCCAGCCAGCCGGCTCTGATGCGGCGGTTCGGCCAGCAACTGGTACATATCGAGCGGCTGGCCGGGATCATGCTGGTCCTGTTGGCGCTGGCGGTCATCGCGTCCCTGCGGCCCGTCTGA
- a CDS encoding helix-turn-helix transcriptional regulator encodes MSEFWRDPALPFVESRRASNSRACYRPHSHPTLSIGVVDAGNSRFQCAAVQAPLAPGSLVSVPAGLVHACNPLPDASWSYQMLHLEQDWVATLLAEIAPHLAVPEQAFISHSPAAYQAFCQLNRVLFSDSGHSDKEAALIEFIGQRLWCAGQPLGRLPEPSASLQALKARLLDPWSATPSLTELAASQGLSRYQLIRLFRRDTGLTPHAWLLDQRVQQARQRLSQGADLAGLAQELGFADQGHFQRVFKAHVAATPGHYRRA; translated from the coding sequence ATGAGCGAGTTCTGGCGTGATCCGGCACTGCCCTTTGTCGAAAGTCGTCGGGCCAGCAACAGCCGGGCCTGTTACCGGCCACATAGCCACCCAACCCTGTCGATCGGCGTAGTCGATGCCGGCAATAGCCGTTTTCAGTGCGCCGCGGTGCAGGCGCCGCTCGCACCCGGCAGTCTGGTCAGCGTACCAGCCGGGCTGGTGCATGCCTGCAATCCGTTACCGGACGCCAGCTGGAGCTACCAGATGCTGCACCTGGAGCAGGACTGGGTGGCGACGCTACTGGCCGAAATAGCCCCACACCTGGCCGTGCCCGAGCAAGCCTTTATCAGTCATAGCCCGGCTGCCTACCAGGCGTTCTGTCAGCTCAATCGGGTACTGTTCTCCGACAGCGGGCACAGCGACAAGGAGGCGGCACTGATCGAATTCATCGGTCAACGCCTGTGGTGTGCTGGTCAGCCGCTAGGCCGCCTTCCCGAGCCCAGCGCATCACTGCAAGCGCTCAAGGCTCGCCTGCTCGACCCATGGAGCGCCACGCCGAGCCTGACCGAGCTGGCAGCATCGCAGGGTTTGAGCCGCTATCAATTGATCCGCCTGTTCCGTCGCGACACCGGTCTGACTCCGCATGCCTGGCTGCTTGACCAGCGCGTGCAGCAGGCGCGCCAGCGCCTGAGCCAGGGCGCCGACCTGGCCGGCCTGGCCCAGGAGCTGGGCTTCGCCGACCAGGGGCATTTCCAGCGGGTTTTCAAGGCCCACGTGGCGGCCACCCCCGGACACTATCGCCGCGCCTGA
- a CDS encoding aminopeptidase, protein MNRLLWLALGLLWLAGCARVEYLHQAWQGQREVMRLAVPVADILADPEADPALQARLALALEARRFASEQLGLPDNPSYTRYAQLPRSYVLWNVFVTPELSLKPIEHCYPLAGCIAYRGYFNEARAEAEAKRWQARGMDVYVGPVPAYSTLGWYDDPLLSSMLHWGDDYLAGLIFHELAHQHFYVRDDTSFNESYASFVEQQGLRQWREQRGQPAEDPRQARQGREFTELMLDTRRQLAQLYASELDDQAKREGKQQMLAELQQRYQDWRDQRWDGSRRFDGWFVRPLNNASLLPFGLYDQWVPAFERLFQQLGEDWPAFHAEVKALGGVAAPQRRQRLEALLDESANCDNSSAAC, encoded by the coding sequence GTGAACAGACTGTTGTGGTTGGCGCTGGGGCTGTTGTGGTTGGCGGGCTGCGCCCGGGTCGAGTATCTGCATCAGGCCTGGCAGGGCCAGCGCGAGGTCATGCGTCTGGCGGTGCCGGTTGCGGATATTCTGGCTGACCCGGAGGCCGACCCGGCCTTGCAGGCGCGCCTGGCGCTGGCGCTGGAGGCCCGGCGGTTCGCCAGCGAGCAGTTGGGGTTACCGGACAACCCCAGCTATACCCGCTATGCCCAATTGCCGCGCAGCTACGTGTTATGGAATGTATTCGTCACCCCGGAACTGTCGCTCAAGCCGATCGAGCACTGCTACCCGCTGGCCGGCTGCATTGCCTACCGGGGCTACTTCAACGAGGCACGGGCCGAAGCCGAGGCCAAGCGCTGGCAGGCCAGGGGCATGGATGTCTATGTCGGCCCGGTGCCGGCCTACTCAACCCTGGGTTGGTACGACGACCCGCTGCTCAGCTCCATGCTGCACTGGGGAGATGATTATCTGGCCGGGCTGATTTTCCATGAACTGGCCCACCAGCATTTCTATGTGCGTGACGACACCAGCTTCAACGAATCCTACGCCAGCTTCGTCGAACAGCAGGGCTTGCGTCAGTGGCGCGAGCAGCGCGGTCAGCCCGCTGAGGATCCGCGTCAGGCCCGCCAGGGACGGGAGTTCACCGAACTGATGCTGGATACCCGGCGGCAATTGGCGCAGCTGTATGCCAGTGAGCTGGACGATCAGGCCAAGCGTGAAGGCAAGCAGCAAATGCTGGCCGAGCTGCAGCAGCGCTACCAGGATTGGCGCGATCAGCGCTGGGATGGCAGCCGGCGTTTCGATGGCTGGTTCGTCAGACCCTTGAACAATGCCAGCCTGCTGCCGTTTGGCTTGTATGACCAGTGGGTGCCGGCGTTCGAACGGTTATTTCAGCAACTGGGTGAGGATTGGCCGGCGTTTCATGCTGAGGTCAAGGCTCTGGGCGGGGTTGCGGCGCCACAGCGTCGGCAGCGTCTGGAGGCCTTGCTGGACGAGTCCGCCAACTGCGACAACTCAAGCGCGGCGTGCTAG
- a CDS encoding DMT family transporter, with protein sequence MLNIQWAAIGPTALFVLLWSGGAIFSTWGLHYTSAFAFLLLRFALACGLLAVLAAWRRRWLPQPGSGWRVSVTGLLMIGGYTICYLLSLEHGLTPGVLATLLGVQPILTLMLLERRATAWRWFGLLLALAGLALVVLDSLLAARFSPSGIGFALAALVCMTWGAIVQKGIEQAPLDVLPLQYALGLLCCLLLAPWQPLRISFEWALLIPLLYMGVGISVLATLLLYRLIRVGNLVNVTSLFYLVPGVTAVLDYLVFGNRLAPLSLLGMGAILLGLGLVFRHRPG encoded by the coding sequence ATGTTGAACATTCAATGGGCCGCGATTGGCCCGACTGCATTATTCGTGTTGCTGTGGAGCGGCGGCGCGATTTTCTCTACCTGGGGCCTGCATTACACCTCAGCCTTTGCTTTTTTGTTGCTGCGCTTTGCTCTGGCCTGCGGCTTGCTAGCGGTTTTGGCTGCCTGGCGGCGGCGCTGGTTGCCGCAACCTGGCAGCGGATGGCGAGTCAGCGTTACCGGGTTGTTGATGATTGGTGGCTATACCATTTGTTATCTGCTGTCGCTGGAGCATGGGTTGACACCCGGCGTGCTGGCTACCCTGCTGGGTGTGCAGCCGATCCTGACCCTGATGCTGCTGGAGCGACGTGCCACCGCGTGGCGCTGGTTTGGTTTGCTGTTGGCGTTGGCAGGACTGGCGCTGGTCGTGCTGGACAGCTTGCTGGCAGCGCGCTTCAGCCCGTCCGGTATCGGCTTTGCCCTGGCGGCGCTGGTGTGCATGACCTGGGGAGCCATTGTCCAGAAAGGCATTGAGCAGGCCCCGCTGGATGTTTTACCACTGCAGTACGCGCTGGGTCTGCTCTGTTGCCTGCTACTGGCGCCGTGGCAGCCGCTGCGGATCAGTTTCGAGTGGGCATTGCTGATTCCGCTGTTGTACATGGGGGTGGGCATCTCGGTGTTGGCCACCCTGCTGCTGTACCGGCTTATTCGTGTGGGCAACCTGGTCAATGTTACCAGCCTGTTCTATCTGGTGCCGGGGGTCACCGCAGTGCTCGACTACCTGGTGTTCGGCAATCGTCTGGCGCCACTGAGTCTGCTGGGCATGGGCGCCATCTTGTTGGGGTTGGGGCTGGTGTTTCGTCATCGTCCTGGTTGA
- a CDS encoding bifunctional diguanylate cyclase/phosphodiesterase, producing MSEFARTTPRAPLRFWLTAVLVCLASALLMGLAIHYLVRLEQDHRLRQFEAVAAVHALGVQTFLERAFGVTHTLAAVVRYSGGEIDDFEHFAADLVPQFPGISVLGLSPAGRIRYIWPLQGHEGDLGQDLFLHPQKAEDAWFAVRNLSLTLTGRFDLPDGSPAIAARLPVFVSDELGHERLWGLVHGVVRLEQIARIPELVSLLESGQHYRIWRLNPHNGEREILLESRPEPFALQVNTVMDLPNSRWDLSVEYNEDPLETLRISLMLVMGVMLSLLLGYLSWLLLSLRWHRLNLEAQVEQRTRQIRAAEDQARSALGRYQSFISASNTGAWEYDWKTRQLRCSPEFFSMLGYDPDDFPPERQQLGLWIELLHPQDRERAVQCFASYLEEQPDHLYQNQFRLRNAAHDWTWILSRGSLLRDEQGQPKGLVVGTHIDISDNMRAAEELRLAARVFEQSSDGFLITDAERRVVMVNHGFTRITGYQADEIIGQKPELLASGLHDQSFHQALWEHVEHDGQWQGEIWHRRKDGSLYPEWLSVSRMEDEDGQTSHYVAIFSDISQRKEDEEQIHRLAYYDPLTGLPNRALLEERGRLALSMAERHGGRLALLFIDLDNFKNINDSLGHAVGDALLVAFAERLGQELREEDTLSRTGGDEFILILPEVDANTAVHGAQRILDLLRQPLSVAGYELTVSASIGIALYPDDADTLAGLHTNADIAMYRAKQQGRNGYSFYTPELQSHYVRTLKLENALRRALEQDQLSLHFQPQHELLSGRLVGAEALLRWKHPELGWVPPAEFVPIAESSGLIGPIGDWVLGQALRQLRSWQAQGYTELCIAVNLSAAQFRAANLPERVAERLERAGVSAASLELELTESITMQDPETAVLAMERLHQLGVRVALDDFGTGYSSLSYLKRFRLHKLKIDQSFVHDLERDDDDATIVRSTISLATSLGLQVLAEGVETQAQHDFLLRAGCQFAQGYLYSRPLPADEFSRYAARCMSIELP from the coding sequence ATGTCTGAGTTTGCCCGGACCACCCCCCGTGCGCCGCTGCGCTTTTGGTTGACGGCGGTGTTGGTGTGTCTGGCGAGTGCTCTATTGATGGGCCTGGCGATTCATTATCTGGTACGTCTGGAACAGGATCATCGGCTGCGCCAGTTCGAAGCTGTGGCCGCAGTGCATGCGCTGGGGGTGCAAACCTTTCTCGAGCGGGCCTTCGGCGTAACCCACACGCTGGCGGCGGTGGTACGTTATAGCGGTGGCGAGATCGATGATTTCGAGCATTTTGCCGCTGACCTGGTCCCGCAGTTCCCCGGTATTTCGGTGCTGGGGTTGTCGCCAGCCGGGCGAATTCGCTACATCTGGCCTTTGCAGGGGCACGAAGGGGATCTGGGACAGGATCTGTTCCTGCATCCGCAAAAGGCTGAAGACGCCTGGTTCGCCGTGCGCAACCTGAGTCTGACCCTGACCGGTCGCTTCGACTTGCCCGACGGTTCGCCGGCCATTGCCGCCCGCCTGCCGGTCTTTGTCAGTGATGAGCTGGGCCATGAGCGCTTGTGGGGGCTGGTACACGGAGTCGTGCGCCTGGAGCAGATAGCCCGGATCCCCGAGTTGGTCAGCCTGCTGGAGTCCGGGCAGCATTATCGGATCTGGCGACTCAACCCGCACAACGGTGAGCGCGAAATTCTGCTGGAATCGCGCCCCGAGCCCTTTGCCTTGCAGGTCAATACCGTGATGGATCTGCCCAACAGTCGCTGGGATCTGAGTGTCGAATACAACGAGGATCCACTGGAGACGCTGCGTATTTCCCTGATGTTGGTCATGGGTGTGATGCTCAGTCTGCTGCTCGGCTATCTGAGCTGGCTGCTGTTGAGCCTGCGCTGGCATCGGCTCAATCTGGAGGCTCAGGTTGAACAGCGGACTCGCCAGATTCGTGCTGCCGAGGATCAGGCACGCTCGGCGCTGGGCCGTTACCAGTCGTTTATCAGCGCCTCGAATACCGGGGCCTGGGAGTATGACTGGAAAACCCGGCAGCTACGCTGCAGCCCCGAGTTCTTCAGCATGCTCGGCTACGATCCGGATGACTTTCCCCCGGAGCGTCAGCAGCTGGGACTGTGGATCGAGCTGCTCCACCCGCAAGATCGTGAGCGAGCGGTGCAGTGCTTTGCCAGCTATCTGGAGGAGCAGCCTGATCACCTGTACCAAAACCAGTTCCGGTTGCGTAACGCGGCCCATGACTGGACCTGGATTCTGTCGCGCGGCAGCTTGCTGCGTGATGAGCAGGGGCAGCCCAAGGGGCTGGTCGTCGGCACCCATATCGATATCAGCGACAACATGCGGGCCGCCGAGGAGTTGCGGTTGGCGGCCCGGGTATTTGAGCAGAGCAGTGATGGTTTTTTGATCACCGACGCCGAGCGGCGGGTGGTGATGGTCAATCATGGTTTTACCCGGATTACCGGCTACCAGGCTGATGAAATCATCGGGCAAAAGCCAGAGCTGTTGGCCTCGGGGCTACATGATCAGAGTTTCCATCAGGCACTGTGGGAGCATGTTGAGCACGATGGTCAATGGCAGGGCGAGATCTGGCACCGGCGCAAGGACGGCTCGCTCTATCCGGAATGGCTTAGCGTCTCACGGATGGAGGATGAGGACGGCCAGACCAGCCATTATGTCGCCATTTTCAGTGATATTTCCCAGCGCAAGGAGGATGAAGAGCAGATTCATCGCCTGGCCTATTACGATCCGCTGACCGGCCTGCCCAACCGGGCGCTGCTGGAGGAGCGTGGGCGTCTGGCGCTGAGCATGGCCGAGCGGCACGGCGGGCGCCTGGCATTGCTGTTCATTGACCTGGATAACTTCAAGAACATCAATGATTCGCTGGGGCATGCGGTTGGCGATGCCCTGCTGGTGGCCTTTGCCGAGCGCCTGGGGCAGGAGCTGCGTGAAGAGGACACACTGTCGCGTACTGGCGGTGACGAATTCATCCTGATCTTGCCGGAAGTCGACGCCAATACCGCGGTCCACGGCGCCCAGCGAATCCTTGACCTGCTGCGCCAGCCGCTGAGCGTGGCCGGTTATGAACTGACGGTCAGCGCCTCGATCGGCATTGCCCTGTATCCCGACGACGCCGATACCCTGGCCGGGTTGCATACCAATGCTGACATCGCCATGTACCGGGCCAAGCAGCAGGGACGCAATGGCTACAGCTTCTACACCCCGGAACTGCAGAGCCACTATGTCCGTACCCTCAAACTTGAGAACGCGCTGCGTCGGGCGCTGGAGCAGGATCAACTGAGCCTGCACTTTCAGCCCCAGCATGAACTGCTCAGCGGCCGGCTGGTCGGGGCCGAGGCTCTGCTGCGTTGGAAACATCCGGAGCTGGGCTGGGTCCCGCCGGCTGAATTCGTGCCGATTGCCGAAAGCAGCGGTCTGATCGGGCCGATTGGTGACTGGGTACTGGGCCAGGCGTTACGCCAGCTTCGTAGCTGGCAAGCCCAGGGCTATACCGAGTTGTGCATAGCAGTCAACCTGTCGGCGGCCCAGTTTCGTGCCGCTAATCTGCCCGAGCGGGTAGCCGAGCGACTGGAGCGCGCCGGGGTGAGCGCCGCATCGCTGGAACTGGAACTGACCGAAAGCATCACCATGCAGGATCCTGAAACTGCGGTACTGGCCATGGAGCGGCTGCATCAGCTCGGGGTTCGGGTGGCGCTGGACGATTTTGGTACCGGCTATTCTTCGCTTAGCTACCTCAAGCGTTTTCGCTTGCACAAACTGAAGATCGACCAATCCTTCGTCCATGATCTGGAGCGCGACGACGATGATGCCACCATCGTGCGCAGTACTATCAGTCTGGCTACCAGCCTGGGTTTGCAAGTCCTCGCCGAAGGAGTAGAAACCCAGGCCCAGCATGATTTTCTGCTGCGCGCCGGCTGTCAGTTTGCTCAGGGCTACCTGTACAGCCGGCCATTGCCAGCAGATGAATTCAGTCGCTATGCCGCACGCTGCATGAGTATCGAGCTGCCCTGA
- a CDS encoding LysR family transcriptional regulator: MARDLPSLNALKAFEVAARLESVSQAAEALHVTHGAVSRQIRTLEQELGVALFDKAGRGLRLTAAGRRLRDACGEAFGQLRLACEDIRQAEQAAPFLLACPGSLLARWFIPRLDRLQRQLPQLNLHLSASEGELDPRRPGVSATLMFAAPPWPADMQVYPVAKERIGPVFSPRYAGAQRLHGQSAQILTTEPLLHTRSRPQAWADWARAQQLEPQALNQAQGFEHLYYLLEAALAGLGVAIAPQLLVADDLAEGRLLAPWGFVETGHSLGLWVPARHNQSQAQALLGWLEEQV; this comes from the coding sequence ATGGCCAGAGATCTTCCATCACTTAATGCGCTTAAGGCCTTCGAGGTCGCCGCCCGACTGGAAAGTGTGAGCCAGGCGGCAGAGGCGCTACATGTCACCCACGGTGCGGTCAGTCGTCAGATCCGCACGCTGGAGCAGGAATTGGGGGTGGCGCTGTTCGACAAGGCGGGACGAGGATTGCGCCTGACCGCCGCCGGGCGGCGCCTGCGCGATGCCTGCGGTGAGGCTTTCGGGCAACTGCGACTGGCCTGTGAGGATATCCGTCAGGCCGAGCAGGCTGCGCCGTTCCTGCTGGCCTGTCCCGGCAGTCTGCTGGCGCGCTGGTTCATTCCCCGGCTGGATCGGCTGCAGCGCCAGTTGCCCCAGCTCAACCTGCACCTGTCGGCCAGCGAGGGAGAGCTGGACCCGCGTCGGCCCGGGGTCAGCGCTACCCTGATGTTCGCCGCGCCGCCCTGGCCGGCCGACATGCAGGTCTATCCTGTAGCCAAGGAACGGATCGGCCCGGTGTTCAGCCCGCGCTATGCCGGCGCCCAGCGGCTGCATGGGCAAAGCGCGCAGATTCTGACCACCGAGCCGTTGCTGCATACCCGCTCGCGGCCACAGGCCTGGGCCGATTGGGCCAGGGCCCAGCAGCTTGAACCGCAGGCACTGAATCAGGCCCAGGGTTTCGAGCATCTGTACTACCTGCTGGAGGCGGCACTGGCCGGGCTGGGGGTGGCAATTGCGCCGCAGTTGCTGGTGGCGGACGATCTGGCCGAAGGTCGCTTGCTGGCGCCTTGGGGCTTTGTCGAAACCGGGCATTCTCTGGGGCTGTGGGTGCCGGCCCGGCACAACCAGAGCCAGGCCCAGGCGTTGCTGGGCTGGCTGGAGGAGCAAGTGTGA
- a CDS encoding zinc-binding alcohol dehydrogenase family protein: MKAVGYLEAGTIERADALIDLELPMPSPGPRDLLVKVAAIAVNPVDTKIRRNRAPQNGQAEVLGWDAVGIVEAVGAEVEAFKPGDRVFYAGALNRPGCNAEYHLVDERIVGHAPQSLSDAEAAALPLTSITAWELLFDRLGVLEGGGAGQTLLVMGGAGGVGSILVQLARQLTALTVVATASRPQSIDWVKDLGAHQVIDHNQPLLPQLQALGIEQVDLVASLTHTSEHFDQYVECLAPQGKLGLIDDFDSLDILKLKPKSLSLHWEFMYTRSLHQTPDMAEQGRLLSRVAGLIEQGTLRTTLGEHYGNINAANLMRAHRLLESHQARGKIVLEGF; this comes from the coding sequence ATGAAAGCCGTTGGCTACCTTGAAGCAGGCACTATTGAACGCGCCGATGCCCTGATCGACCTCGAGCTGCCGATGCCCAGTCCCGGCCCGCGTGATCTGCTGGTCAAGGTCGCGGCCATTGCGGTCAATCCGGTGGACACCAAAATTCGTCGCAACCGCGCCCCCCAGAACGGCCAGGCTGAAGTGCTGGGCTGGGATGCGGTCGGAATCGTCGAAGCGGTGGGTGCCGAGGTTGAGGCCTTCAAGCCTGGTGACCGGGTGTTTTATGCCGGGGCACTTAACCGCCCCGGCTGCAATGCCGAGTATCATCTGGTCGATGAACGCATTGTCGGCCATGCGCCGCAGAGTCTAAGCGACGCCGAGGCGGCAGCCTTGCCGTTGACCAGCATCACTGCCTGGGAACTGCTGTTTGACCGGCTAGGGGTACTGGAGGGCGGCGGTGCCGGCCAGACCCTGCTGGTGATGGGCGGCGCTGGTGGCGTTGGCTCGATTCTGGTGCAACTGGCCAGGCAGCTGACCGCCCTGACCGTGGTAGCCACCGCCTCGCGGCCGCAAAGCATCGATTGGGTCAAGGATCTGGGTGCCCATCAGGTGATCGACCACAACCAGCCGCTGCTGCCGCAACTGCAGGCGCTGGGGATCGAGCAGGTTGACCTGGTCGCTTCGCTGACCCATACCAGCGAGCATTTCGATCAGTATGTCGAATGTCTGGCACCGCAGGGCAAGCTCGGCCTGATCGACGACTTCGACAGCCTCGACATCCTCAAGCTCAAACCCAAGAGCCTGTCGCTGCACTGGGAGTTCATGTATACCCGCAGTCTGCACCAGACACCGGACATGGCCGAGCAGGGCCGACTGCTGAGCCGGGTTGCCGGGCTGATCGAGCAAGGTACCCTGCGTACCACTCTGGGCGAGCACTACGGCAACATCAATGCCGCCAATCTGATGCGAGCCCACCGCCTGCTGGAAAGCCACCAGGCCCGTGGCAAGATCGTGCTTGAGGGGTTTTGA
- a CDS encoding LysE family transporter produces MLMLLASAFILGLIFNAAPGAVFAETVRQGVRGGFRPALDVQLGSLVGDALWAILGLLGIGLLLQIDWLRWPVGIAGALYLLWLARDSWKSASQEFAVTAQAPVSRRSALRSGMLLSLTNPQNIAYWAAMGSALGAVGISEPSASDYALFFAGFMLSSVLWCFVCAAIVDRLFRKAGLHWAKATYKLCAIAFLLLALGSVRDLFSPASSAATAPATVIEGPLDCAPAQTC; encoded by the coding sequence ATGCTCATGCTGTTAGCCTCGGCCTTTATTCTGGGCCTGATCTTCAACGCCGCACCCGGCGCGGTGTTCGCCGAAACCGTGCGCCAAGGTGTGCGGGGCGGCTTTCGTCCGGCTCTGGATGTACAGCTTGGCTCCCTGGTTGGCGATGCGCTGTGGGCTATTCTCGGGTTGCTCGGGATTGGCCTGCTGCTTCAGATTGACTGGCTGCGCTGGCCGGTCGGCATCGCCGGCGCGCTGTACCTGTTGTGGCTGGCGCGTGATTCCTGGAAGAGTGCCAGCCAGGAGTTTGCCGTTACTGCTCAGGCACCGGTATCGCGCCGTTCGGCGCTGCGCTCGGGAATGCTGCTGTCGCTGACCAATCCACAGAACATCGCTTACTGGGCTGCCATGGGCAGCGCTCTGGGAGCCGTTGGCATCAGCGAACCGAGCGCCAGCGATTACGCCCTGTTCTTCGCCGGCTTCATGCTCTCGTCGGTACTTTGGTGCTTCGTCTGCGCGGCCATTGTTGACCGGCTGTTCCGCAAGGCCGGTCTGCACTGGGCCAAGGCCACCTACAAACTGTGTGCAATTGCCTTTCTGCTCCTGGCGCTGGGCTCGGTGCGCGATTTGTTCAGCCCTGCCAGCTCTGCAGCGACAGCTCCGGCAACCGTGATCGAAGGCCCGCTGGACTGTGCTCCGGCGCAGACCTGCTGA
- the trpB gene encoding tryptophan synthase subunit beta, which yields MSTPRYRRQADALGQFGQFGGRFVAENLMPLVLELEQAFNQALIEPDFIAELDRFQAEFVGRPSPLYFAERLTEQYGGARIFFKREELNHTGAHKINNCIGQILLARRMGKTRIIAETGAGMHGVATATVAARFGLECVVYMGATDIQRQRDNVARMRLLGARIVPVNSGTGTLKDAMNEALRDWVTHIDNSYYLIGTVAGPHPYPTMVREFQAVIGRETREQMLTREGRLPDSLIACIGGGSNAMGLFHPFLDDPEVQIIGVEAAGHGLASGLHAASLQGGTPGVLHGNRTYLLQNADGQITDAHSISAGLDYPGIGPEHAWLHEQGRVEYVAINDQQALAAFHNCCRREGIIPALETAHALAEVARRAPDLPTDHLLVVCLSGRGDKDMPTVLQLMEEQA from the coding sequence ATGTCCACACCCCGTTATCGCCGCCAAGCCGACGCGCTGGGCCAATTCGGCCAGTTCGGTGGCCGCTTCGTCGCCGAGAATCTGATGCCGCTGGTTCTGGAACTGGAGCAGGCCTTCAATCAGGCCCTGATCGAGCCTGACTTTATAGCCGAGCTGGACCGTTTTCAGGCCGAGTTCGTCGGCCGCCCCAGCCCGCTGTATTTCGCCGAGCGCCTGACCGAGCAGTATGGCGGCGCCCGGATCTTCTTCAAGCGCGAGGAGCTCAACCATACCGGCGCGCACAAGATCAACAACTGCATCGGCCAAATCCTGCTTGCCAGGCGCATGGGCAAGACCCGCATCATTGCCGAAACCGGCGCCGGCATGCACGGGGTAGCGACTGCCACGGTGGCGGCCCGCTTTGGCCTGGAATGCGTGGTCTACATGGGCGCTACCGATATCCAGCGCCAGCGCGACAATGTTGCCCGCATGCGCCTGCTCGGCGCCCGGATCGTGCCGGTGAACTCGGGAACCGGGACCCTCAAGGACGCCATGAACGAAGCCCTGCGCGACTGGGTGACCCACATCGACAACAGCTATTACCTGATCGGCACCGTGGCCGGCCCACACCCGTACCCAACCATGGTCCGCGAGTTCCAGGCGGTGATCGGCCGGGAAACCCGCGAGCAGATGCTGACCCGCGAAGGTCGGCTGCCAGACAGCCTGATCGCCTGCATCGGCGGCGGCTCCAATGCTATGGGCCTGTTCCACCCCTTTCTCGACGACCCCGAGGTGCAGATCATCGGCGTCGAGGCCGCCGGTCACGGGCTCGCCAGCGGCCTGCACGCCGCCAGCCTGCAAGGCGGCACACCCGGCGTACTGCACGGCAACCGCACCTATCTGCTGCAGAACGCCGACGGTCAGATCACCGACGCCCATTCGATCTCGGCCGGGCTCGACTATCCCGGGATCGGCCCTGAACATGCCTGGTTGCACGAGCAGGGGCGGGTCGAATACGTCGCCATCAACGACCAACAGGCGCTGGCGGCCTTCCATAACTGCTGCCGTCGCGAAGGCATCATCCCGGCCCTGGAAACCGCCCACGCCCTGGCCGAAGTGGCCCGGCGTGCGCCTGATCTGCCGACCGATCACCTGCTGGTGGTCTGCCTGTCCGGCCGTGGCGACAAGGACATGCCGACCGTACTGCAACTGATGGAGGAACAGGCATGA